The Mauremys mutica isolate MM-2020 ecotype Southern chromosome 1, ASM2049712v1, whole genome shotgun sequence genome has a segment encoding these proteins:
- the LOC123351509 gene encoding interferon-induced protein with tetratricopeptide repeats 5-like, which translates to MSPLRLKEKLQALQCHFTWNFEIRDKVDAAHLLQTLALRIAHTHNQNQATFLAMQAYLCHLQGQYEDALQSLREAEEILQRDHPDNFPRQVLVIYGNYAWIYYHLAHYDLVELYLDKVRKICSSLKSRSPYAAQNPEIHAQKGWSLLAAGFRNGREATQCFQMALKEDAANGEFLAGSAIAAFPSWSHSHNSVSWNEAREKLGTIIHEQQQNYEAKVYLAKILKERDRQQAEALLEDVQNSLDPEVLRYAAMFFQPEFLEKAISVLERAIALNPNYHLLHYDLGVCYKMQLWGDNSSRREEILAAAIEAFKKAVQKDPASVFAKLALAEMYGENTPHYQEEIYLNLMSEMPSLSKKCQQAVYLHWGNFLFYKKNSVQEAAEMYRAGFAIPDNYPERQQLKRKLEKVAEIFQQHSQITEAKAIHDFIQETESHSLD; encoded by the exons ATGAG CCCCCTGCGTCTGAAGGAGAAGCTGCAGGCCCTCCAGTGCCACTTCACCTGGAACTTTGAAATCAGAGACAAGGTAGATGCAGCTCACCTCCTCCAAACTCTGGCTCTCAGGATTGCCCACACTCACAACCAGAACCAGGCCACATTCCTTGCCATGCAGGCTTATCTCTGCCACCTGCAAGGGCAATATGAAGACGCTCTGCAAAGCCTTAGAGAAGCCGAGGAGATTCTGCAAAGAGATCACCCAGATAACTTCCCCCGGCAGGTCCTGGTCATTTACGGAAACTATGCCTGGATCTATTATCACTTGGCCCACTATGATTTGGTTGAGCTTTACCTGGACAAGGTTAGAAAGATCTGCAGCTCCCTGAAGAGCCGCTCTCCATATGCAGCTCAGAACCCTGAGATACATGCACAGAAAGGCTGGTCTCTCCTGGCAGCAGGCTTCCGCAATGGCAGAGAAGCCACACAGTGTTTCCAAATGGCATTAAAAGAAGACGCAGCAAATGGGGAATTTCTTGCTGGATCGGCAATCGCAGCCTTTCCATCATGGAGTCACTCTCACAATTCTGTATCTTGGAATGAAGCCAGAGAGAAGTTGGGCACCATTATCCATGAACAGCAGCAAAACTATGAAGCTAAGGTGTATTTAGCCAAGATCCTTAAGGAGAGGGATAGACAGCAAGCCGAAGCCCTCCTAGAAGATGTTCAGAATAGCCTGGACCCTGAGGTCCTGAGATATGCAGCCATGTTCTTTCAGCCAGAATTCCTAGAAAAAGCAATTTCTGTTCTAGAGCGAGCAATAGCTCTGAACCCCAATTATCATCTCCTTCACTACGACCTTGGCGTCTGCTACAAGATGCAGTTATGGGGGGACAACtccagcagaagagaagaaataTTGGCAGCAGCTATTGAGGCCTTCAAAAAGGCTGTGCAGAAAGATCCAGCCTCTGTGTTTGCAAAGCTGGCTTTAGCTGAAATGTATGGAGAAAATACACCTCACTACCAAGAAGAGATTTATCTCAATCTCATGAGTGAAATGCCCAGCCTCAGCAAGAAGTGTCAGCAGGCAGTCTACCTTCACTGGGGAAATTTCCTCTTTTACAAGAAAAACTCAGTGCAGGAGGCAGCTGAGATGTACAGAGCAGGTTTCGCCATTCCAGACAACTACCCGGAGAGGCAACAACTGAAAAGGAAGTTGGAAAAGGTGGCAGAAATATTCCAGCAGCACTCCCAAATCACTGAGGCTAAGGCCATTCATGACTTCATTCAAGAGACTGAAAGTCATTCTCTTGACTAA